TTCAATTTCTCACGTAGCGTTTTAAGAAAACCTGAAGTTTGCAAACGTATCAATCTTATATTGAATGATTCTTTGCGTATGGCCAATTGGTGTTCTGCCGTGATGACCTCATATCTTGAGTCCAACGTACATAAAAAGTTTTCTGCACGACCTTCCACTTCAAAGCTTAAGACAACATCATCCGGAATAACCACCGGCCTCACATTTAAATTATGGGGCGCAACGGGTGTGATGATCAGGTTCTGGGATTGAGGGAACAAAATGGGCCCGCCGCAAGACAGCGAATATCCTGTAGAACCTGTTGGGGTTGCTACAATGAGTCCGTCGGCGTAATAGGAATTTAAATAATCACCATTGATATAGGTATGAATGGTGATCATAGATGAATTGTCTCTTTTTAACAGTGTAAAATCATTTAAGGCAAAAGGTGTTTCGCCAAAAAGTGGTTGACTTGAATCCAGGCGGATCAAACTTCTGTGTTCAATGTCAAACATTCCATTCACCAAAAAATGAACGGCATCGGCGATCAATTTTTTTTCAGTGCTCGCCAGAAACCCTAATCGACCGAGGTTTATCCCTAAAAGTGGCACACCCGAATCCCGAACGTATGTTAGGGCTTTTAAAATCGTACCATCCCCTCCCAGGGTAATTAAAAAATCCGGTTTCTGTTTGACCAAGTCTTCATAACCCTTCCAGGTTTGTACACTTGTAATCCCTGCCTGTTCAGGATATCCTTCATTAAATGAAAAGTTGAGCTTTTGATCTTTGAGTTGTGCAATCAACGCTTTGACATGGGCCGTGTCTTCTTTTCTTACAAACTGACAATAAATAAATACATTCATTAAAACGCTCTTCTTGTATGAAAATACAATCCTCTTTCGCTTATGTGGTTGATGCTATAATAAACATTAAATTCCACCAGATCATTAACCGTAAAATTAAGCCCAATTCCTGTGCTATACAACATTGTATTTACCAAATCGTTTTGTTCGTTGAAAAAGGGGTCATTGACATACGCCATATTGCCTTGCAGGCTGATATCAATATCTGTTTTAATGCGCAATATGGGTTCGTTTTTTAGAATCCTGAAAAAATTCCATTGCAAGCTCGTCAGGTGAAAGCGAATTTGGTTGTTTAAGTAAAAATAGTCCAAACCATCAATAACATATAATTCATAGCCGGAGATATTGGTGTCTGAGTATCCCAATCCTTTGTATAAATTGTATGGTCGTTTTGCTCTATTGATTCCCACCCTTCCTGAAAAAGCAGTCTCCATATAAAAGTGCTTACCAATTTTGCGAGCGGCTTTTATATCTTGACTAAAGCTAGTAAAATTATATGCCTGCCAAATGGGAATTCCAACTTGGCGCAATGAGCTCGTTGTTAGAAATCCTCTACTCGGCCTTAACCGATGATCTAAATTCGCAAATTGGGCGAGCAGAGTAAACTGAGTATAAACCTGCTGTTCTGCAGCATTCAGAAAAAAATCAGGGTAGGTTTTAGAAAAAATATTTTGAAAACTGTTGTGATGATGCCCTGATGCCAATTCAAAATTCCAGAATTTATTAAATTTGAAAAGCGCGTTTGCCGTAATTTCCCGTTTTATAAAAAGTGGATTTGAGCCATCTTTTACAAAAATCTGTTTGTTGTTTTGGGAAATGACCGGTGTTTCTTTATATTCCGTGTAATAATATGCAAGGCCAATCCCAAATTTGGATTTTTTACTTAATGCCGGGCGCAAATATTTTAATACAAAGCGATTGGTGTATCCAAAATGATATTTTACTTGAAAGTCATCATTAACGCCTGTAAAATTAATATGTTGCAGAGCAAGGCCTAAATTGATCCGTTTTAAAGATCTGTTGTATTCATTCCACCAAACATTAAAATTTCTGTCTGCAAGCTCTGCGATCAAACTAGGATATATAAACCAGTTTTCGTGTACTTCGATGCTAAAGCTGACAAAATTTTTATCCGCATAATCTATGAGCGGCTGTATCTTGATATAAGTAAATAAATTCGTTTTGCGTAAGTCGGACTCTATTTGTAGGCTTACCTTTTGTAAGTCTTTGAATCGGAATGTATCGCCTGATTCATATCGGATCTCCCGCAACAGATACCATTCTTTAGTCTTTACAAGGTCGGCAAATTGAAATCCAGAAATTGTCAAAAGGCTATCTGTCTGAGTAAGACCCAGATTCGAAATACCTAAGAAAAAACAAAGTATGTAAAAAAATTTTTGCCCTGCGATATTATTAAACATTAAGATAGCTCATTAGCATATCAAGACGTTCCTGCAAAACATCTTCTTTTTCTGTTTTGCAAAGAAACCGCTCTACTTCTATTTCGTGTCTTTCCAGCGTTTGAATAAATCCTTCTGGTTGTTCGCCTTCAAGATCTAAGTTCACATATATATATTCCGCATCTGCGGAGGAGATGACAAATACATTGATGATATAACACTCTGTTTCCTCAGCCAGACTTGACAATTTTGAAAGTACATAATCCAATTTACGCATTTTTAATACCAACAAACAATTGAATTCTCCAATACCTACCACTTGTTTGTATATCTTCACAAAATCCCAAACACTTGTATAGCCTAAAAATTTTTCTTTTGCATCTTCAAATACTACTGTAGAGCATTGGTTGTCCATGAACTTTTTCCAGATACCCGGAACCGATTCTTCAAGGGTGGATATTACAGCCTTCTTATAATCTTCAGGATTCAATTCCATGGAATCCTCATATGATTGAATGGTTGTTGCAGAAATTGTACCTAAGCATTTTCCTTTTTCGACGATTGGAATTTCCAAAGCCGACCCTTCCTGAAATAATTGTTTGGCGATGCCTGCAGTATCTCCGGGATGTAATACTTTTTTGTTTATGTCTGTCCACCTGCTTAGGTTCATAGGGCTTCTGATTTAAGAATGACGGGTACTTTCTGTTGTAAGTCAAACCGCTCTTTGGTTTGCTTCTCCTCTGTGTCTTTGATAGAAGATTGAATCTGTTGGTTTAATTTAAATTGATTTTCTTTAAACATTTCAAATGCAGGAAATACTCGAATGTAAGCAAGTGTCTCATTGTTTAATATGTTATAGGTGTCTTTATAACCTAGGGCGATGGCCTGTTCGATGTGTTGGAAAGCAAGCATCGCTTGTTCTTCAACAGAATATGCACATGCTATGTTGAAATGGCTTGAAATATCCGCGGGATTGTTTTCAATTGCTTTTTTAAATTCATCAATAGCGCCTTTGGCATCATAGGCTTTAAATTTGCGAATGCCCGCTTCTTTATGCGTTTCCGCTTTTTTCTTGTTTCTCTTATCCTTAAAATAAGAAGATGGCTGTTTTTCTCTACTTAAACTTTCGTCATCAATCAAAATATATTGCCCTCTTTTTTGAAAAGGCCTTTCTTTAGGCTCGTCTCTGCGTCTTCCATAGCGATCTCTGAAATAAGGACTGTTGTATTTTCGATCAAATTCCTGCTCATCCATCATCATGAGTTTATAGGCATCATACCATCCCATGATCGCTGATATTGGAAATCCCAAAAATCTCCCCAGCCAAATATATAGTGCAATATATGCAATGCCCAATTCGGGTTGTTTCAAATAGAATCTGTGAACTCCAAATGCTCCGGCAAAAATGGCTAAAAGAACCGCAACGAGTTTCTTTTTCATTTTTCAAGATATTTAAATGTCATAATAGCGATATCGTCTGGCATTTCTGTATTTTCTCCGAAGCCTACGATCTCATCCATGAGATTCTGACAAAGTTTTGCAGGAACATCGGATTTGTGGTCTAATATAAACTGTTTTAATTGATCCATTGAAAAGTTTACGCCAGATTGGCTTTTTACATCGGTCAATCCATCGGTATAAGCTACTAATATGGTTCCCGGTTCGAGGGGCAGACTCGCTTCCTTCACTCCTGGTAATGGGTCAAAATGCCCAATAATCGTTGAAGTTGCCTTCAATTCCCGGATTTCCCCATTCTGGTAAAATATTGGCGGAATGTGTCCTGCGTTTACATAAAATAAACGCTTCGCTTTAAAATCCGCTACCGCTATAAAAAAGGTCAGATATTTTTCTCCTTTTGTAATTCTCAATACAGCTTGATTTAAAACAAGGACCAAGGTTTCCAAATCTTTGTATTGTTGACCAAGATTTTGGACCAGTGCCTGGAAATTTGCCATAATCATTGCAGCCGCAATTCCTTTTCCCGAGACATCTGCTATACAAAAACACAATTGATGTTCTGAAAACCACAAATAATCAATATAATCTCCGCCTACTTTATAATGTGGCCGGTATACGTTTGCCAGTGAATAATGATTTCCCTCCGGCATTTTGTCGGGAATCAACATTTGAGTCACTTCTTTTGCAAGCTCCCATTCCGTTTCCTGAATAATTTGTTTTCTTACCAACCTTTTATTTTCAATGGCTACAGCAACAATGTTGGTGATAGATGTAATAAATTGAATATTATTATAAATATCTTCTCCGTTTTTGACACCGCTGATTAACGAGTATGCTATGGGGTCCGATTTGTGATAGACCGGAATTATAAATTCAAAATTGTGCAGGGCTTTGGGATCACTGTTTTTGATCGTGTGTAATCTTCGGTAATTTATAAAATATTTTGGCAGTTCTGTTATTGGTGTATCTGCATCCACATTATGACTCACGACCGGAATCCAACTTTTATCGTCTTTTGAAAATAAAATCAATCTTTCAATACTAAGCTCCCAGGTCAGGAAACTTTTATACATGCCAAATAATTGTTCTTGCGGAAGGTTTTCATTAATCGCCTGAGTAATGTTGAGCAATGAGGTAATCTGTAGCTGTTTTAAGCTAAGCTCATTTTGCATTTTTTTGAGAATTTCCTGGTCTCTACTCATCATTTATCGGGTATGCCGCAGGTCACTGCGATCTCTTAAATAATTCGTCAGCACCTGAAAAGATAATATGAGCAAAACTACAATAATAGAGGGAATCAAAGCCAACATAGGTTTACCTGATATTGCATATACATATTGTTCCTGAAGTATATTTCCTAATGTAGGCGTGGGCGGCTGCAAACCGAAACCAAGAAATGAAAGACCGGATTCAAGTAAAACGGCCAGTGCAAAATTTCCTGCTGCATTTACCCAAACCGGACCCATTAAATTAGGAATAATTTCCTGAAAAATGATTTTTAGCTTCGAATAACCCAATGTTTTTGCCGCTTGTACATAAACGTATTCTTTATATTTCATGACAAGGCCTCTGACCAATCTGGCAACGTCACCCCACATCGTGAGACTGATCGCTATAAAAATTGAAAAAAGTGAGCGACCAAAACTCAGAATTACTGCAAAAGCTAATAGAATGGTTGGCAAAGACCAAAACACATTGATAAAGATACTTATCAGTTGATCCGTTTTGCCACCAAAATAGCCGGCTAATCCACCAAGCACCAAGCCGATCATTAAGGACAATAATACCGCACTCAATCCAATCACTAAAGTGTACCTTATTCCTAATACAAGTCTGCTAAAGACATCTCTTCCAAATTTATCTGCCCCAAAAAAATAATAGAAACAGGAAACATCATTTTCGATGCGTTCTTCTGCTTTTACACATTTAAAAGTTGAATTTAATCCTGAAAAATATTTGCTAACAAAATTTTCTTCTTTTGATACCACTCGTTCGCAATCTATACACTGCTTTTGCATAGGATCGATTAACGCCAATTCAGGTATTTGATTGTTGGCATGTTTTGTTTTATCGGGAATAAAAAAATAGGCAAATGTGGCCGAGACCAAGCATAAGATCAAAAAAGAAAAGGCTAGAATCTGGGTTGCTCTTTTTATCAATCGGTTTATTGTTTAAGTTTTTCGTTTGTTATGTGCCTGTCCAGATCCCTTTTGGTCTTTTTAAGAATATTTGCTTCAAAGATACGATCAAGATCGATGTTCATTTGATTCGCCAGGCAAGACAGAACAAATAAAATGTCTGCCATCTCATCTTCTATATGTTCATTTACTTTGTTTGAATCCTCACCGAATTTAAAAGATTGTTCCCCGTATTTTCGCGCGATCAGCCGAGCTAACTCGCCCACTTCCTCAACCAGTAAAAGCATATTCGTTTTTTCATCAAAATAACGAACTCCATATTGTTGAATCCACTGGTGTACTTGTTCTTGCATTTTAATCATTGGATTATTCTTTGTTTTTGCTATCGATCCAAATTGTTACAGGTCCATCATTGGCCAGGTGAATTTGCATATCAGCACCGAATGTTCCTGTTTTAATTTTTTTCCCGATCAATTCTTCAGCCCTTTTAATAAATGCTAAATATAATTCCTCTGCCTTTTCTGGCCTTGCCGCTGATGTAAATCCAGGTCTGTTGCCTTTTTTGGTGGATGCAAATAGGGTAAATTGACTAATGATCATAATCTGGCCTTCAATTTCTTGAATAGACAGATTCATTTTTTGTTTTTCATCAGAAAAAATCCTCATTTGTATCATTTTGGAACTTAACCATTCTACATCCTGTAAATCGTCATCCTCGCAAACACCAAGAAAGACTAATAATCCCTGAGGTATTTCGGCTATCGTTTTTTCACCAATCTCGACCTTGGCAAAAGAGACTCTTTGTATTAAGGCTCGCATCTTATTTTATAAACATGTTAATTTAATCTTACATTTAATACCTTGTATATCAGTAATGGAATTTTTTAGTTTTCAAATATAGTTTTATAAATTCCAATCTTTTCTATTATAGTTTTTAGGACCTTTCAACAATTATCCTCTTTCATGAGGCAATTGCCATTCCTTTTGTTTAAAACAAGATTTTATAATACATTTTTTAACATATTTATTGGTTTCCATTTTTAACAAGCTTGTATACTAACATATGTTAAAAACTATGTAAAAATATTGAATATTAGGATGTAATTATTAAATAATTGTGTTGATAAAATGTTTATAAGTTTAAAATTCATACTTTTCCACATTTTAACAGGCTCTATATTCTTCTTCATTTTATTTAAATTAAATATTATATATATATAGTGATTATAAAAACCTAATGTTTCGCGATGTTGGGCCTATTGCTGATATTTGACCGATGTTTGGAAAGCTAAAGAACGGAATAAATGTGTGGCTCATTATTGGTTTTATAATGTTGCTGGTACAAATTTTACTGGGAGGTATAACCCGTCTTACTGGAAGTGGATTGAGTATTACGCGGTGGGATATTGTGACAGGTATTTTGTATCCACTTTCTGAAGAGGCCTGGAATGTGCATTTTGATCTT
This sequence is a window from Saprospiraceae bacterium. Protein-coding genes within it:
- a CDS encoding nucleotide pyrophosphohydrolase, which gives rise to MQEQVHQWIQQYGVRYFDEKTNMLLLVEEVGELARLIARKYGEQSFKFGEDSNKVNEHIEDEMADILFVLSCLANQMNIDLDRIFEANILKKTKRDLDRHITNEKLKQ
- a CDS encoding ABC transporter permease, giving the protein MIKRATQILAFSFLILCLVSATFAYFFIPDKTKHANNQIPELALIDPMQKQCIDCERVVSKEENFVSKYFSGLNSTFKCVKAEERIENDVSCFYYFFGADKFGRDVFSRLVLGIRYTLVIGLSAVLLSLMIGLVLGGLAGYFGGKTDQLISIFINVFWSLPTILLAFAVILSFGRSLFSIFIAISLTMWGDVARLVRGLVMKYKEYVYVQAAKTLGYSKLKIIFQEIIPNLMGPVWVNAAGNFALAVLLESGLSFLGFGLQPPTPTLGNILQEQYVYAISGKPMLALIPSIIVVLLILSFQVLTNYLRDRSDLRHTR
- a CDS encoding D-tyrosyl-tRNA(Tyr) deacylase; translated protein: MRALIQRVSFAKVEIGEKTIAEIPQGLLVFLGVCEDDDLQDVEWLSSKMIQMRIFSDEKQKMNLSIQEIEGQIMIISQFTLFASTKKGNRPGFTSAARPEKAEELYLAFIKRAEELIGKKIKTGTFGADMQIHLANDGPVTIWIDSKNKE
- a CDS encoding NINE protein, giving the protein MKKKLVAVLLAIFAGAFGVHRFYLKQPELGIAYIALYIWLGRFLGFPISAIMGWYDAYKLMMMDEQEFDRKYNSPYFRDRYGRRRDEPKERPFQKRGQYILIDDESLSREKQPSSYFKDKRNKKKAETHKEAGIRKFKAYDAKGAIDEFKKAIENNPADISSHFNIACAYSVEEQAMLAFQHIEQAIALGYKDTYNILNNETLAYIRVFPAFEMFKENQFKLNQQIQSSIKDTEEKQTKERFDLQQKVPVILKSEAL
- a CDS encoding PP2C family protein-serine/threonine phosphatase, with the translated sequence MMSRDQEILKKMQNELSLKQLQITSLLNITQAINENLPQEQLFGMYKSFLTWELSIERLILFSKDDKSWIPVVSHNVDADTPITELPKYFINYRRLHTIKNSDPKALHNFEFIIPVYHKSDPIAYSLISGVKNGEDIYNNIQFITSITNIVAVAIENKRLVRKQIIQETEWELAKEVTQMLIPDKMPEGNHYSLANVYRPHYKVGGDYIDYLWFSEHQLCFCIADVSGKGIAAAMIMANFQALVQNLGQQYKDLETLVLVLNQAVLRITKGEKYLTFFIAVADFKAKRLFYVNAGHIPPIFYQNGEIRELKATSTIIGHFDPLPGVKEASLPLEPGTILVAYTDGLTDVKSQSGVNFSMDQLKQFILDHKSDVPAKLCQNLMDEIVGFGENTEMPDDIAIMTFKYLEK
- a CDS encoding NAD kinase — its product is MNVFIYCQFVRKEDTAHVKALIAQLKDQKLNFSFNEGYPEQAGITSVQTWKGYEDLVKQKPDFLITLGGDGTILKALTYVRDSGVPLLGINLGRLGFLASTEKKLIADAVHFLVNGMFDIEHRSLIRLDSSQPLFGETPFALNDFTLLKRDNSSMITIHTYINGDYLNSYYADGLIVATPTGSTGYSLSCGGPILFPQSQNLIITPVAPHNLNVRPVVIPDDVVLSFEVEGRAENFLCTLDSRYEVITAEHQLAIRKESFNIRLIRLQTSGFLKTLREKLNWGIDKRN